A genomic segment from Desulfonatronum lacustre DSM 10312 encodes:
- a CDS encoding glycosyltransferase family 9 protein, protein MRTLVMNLTRFGDLLQTQPVIAGLRDQGHSTALICLDNFAGATRFLPDAEEVFALPGAGLLADLDRSWPAALERLAAWKHAIVRDHSTSPLLNLTPIQSARLLARVLTTGPVSGFGLDEQGFGYYGNAWAAFLQTSTMNRGCSPFNLVDLMLRAADLPVSGRDLELAKPDQEALDHVQAMLEAAPTTAASSRRGYVALQLGTSEPRRQWPEEYFAQLGGLLWERFGLCPVLLGTASERRLVDGYAAKASAPFIDLIGRTSLPELAAVLCHADLLVTNDTGTMHLAAGLGRPVAAIFLATAQPWDTGPYRENSLCLEPNLACHPCAFGTACGRREECRQAITPGQVFELIRAHLLPQAAREQPSGSPDLHSVRAWKTCRDAHGFLDLSALTGQETDLRTQWIRVQRHYYRQFLDQRSDIRPPDHLPSLPAETRSQILTSLEQSIALLRILESQAQVLAISPLPRIKQKFMAYWERLQAHWQADPFFPVLGRLWLTESQDQGRDIAGVLHLTHRYLNLALAWKDAFDRH, encoded by the coding sequence ATGCGCACCCTGGTCATGAATTTGACCCGCTTCGGCGACCTGCTGCAGACGCAGCCGGTCATCGCTGGATTGCGGGACCAGGGGCATTCAACGGCCCTCATCTGTCTGGACAACTTTGCCGGGGCGACGAGGTTTCTGCCGGACGCGGAAGAGGTCTTCGCCCTGCCCGGGGCCGGTCTGCTGGCTGACCTGGACCGCAGCTGGCCCGCAGCCCTGGAACGCCTCGCCGCCTGGAAACACGCCATTGTCCGAGATCATTCCACCTCGCCGCTGCTGAACCTGACCCCGATCCAAAGCGCCCGCCTGCTGGCCCGGGTCCTGACCACCGGCCCGGTTTCCGGTTTTGGCCTGGATGAGCAGGGCTTTGGATATTACGGCAACGCCTGGGCCGCTTTTTTGCAGACTTCCACCATGAATCGGGGATGCAGTCCGTTCAACCTGGTGGACCTGATGCTGCGCGCGGCGGATTTACCGGTATCCGGCCGCGACCTGGAGCTGGCCAAGCCAGACCAGGAAGCCTTGGATCACGTCCAAGCGATGCTGGAAGCCGCTCCGACCACCGCCGCTTCCTCCCGCCGGGGCTACGTGGCCCTGCAACTCGGGACCAGCGAGCCACGCAGGCAGTGGCCGGAGGAATATTTTGCCCAGCTCGGCGGCCTGCTTTGGGAGCGGTTCGGGCTCTGCCCGGTACTCCTGGGCACGGCATCGGAGCGTCGTCTCGTGGACGGTTACGCGGCCAAGGCCTCAGCCCCGTTCATCGACCTGATCGGCCGGACCTCCTTGCCGGAGTTGGCCGCTGTCCTCTGCCACGCCGATCTGCTGGTGACCAACGACACCGGCACCATGCACCTGGCCGCCGGTCTCGGCCGCCCCGTGGCCGCCATTTTCCTGGCGACGGCCCAACCCTGGGACACCGGGCCGTACCGGGAAAACAGCCTCTGCCTTGAACCGAACCTGGCCTGTCATCCCTGCGCCTTCGGCACGGCCTGCGGTCGCCGGGAAGAATGCCGCCAAGCCATCACGCCGGGACAGGTTTTCGAGCTTATCCGCGCCCATCTCCTGCCCCAAGCGGCCCGCGAACAGCCCTCTGGGAGCCCGGACCTGCATTCCGTCCGGGCCTGGAAAACCTGCCGGGACGCTCACGGATTTCTGGATTTGTCGGCACTCACCGGCCAGGAAACAGACCTGCGCACCCAATGGATCCGCGTCCAACGGCACTATTATCGTCAATTTCTTGACCAACGGTCCGACATCCGTCCCCCCGACCACCTTCCTTCCCTGCCGGCCGAGACCCGGTCGCAAATCCTGACCTCTCTGGAACAGTCGATCGCCTTGCTGCGCATTCTGGAAAGCCAGGCCCAGGTTCTGGCCATATCCCCCCTGCCCAGGATCAAGCAAAAATTCATGGCCTATTGGGAACGTCTCCAGGCCCATTGGCAAGCGGACCCGTTCTTTCCGGTCCTGGGCCGACTGTGGTTGACGGAGTCCCAAGACCAAGGCCGGGACATCGCCGGGGTTCTTCACCTCACGCACCGCTACCTGAACCTGGCTTTGGCCTGGAAGGACGCCTTTGACCGTCATTAA
- a CDS encoding fumarate reductase, which produces MSTSIDTAVYVPSPSRASACLDWLQMLTGAGLILFMWAHMILVASVIIGPGVMNAIAHFFEATYMAQVGGPLIGLIFLLHFVLAARKIPFRAEQQSKIWKHSRMLAHKDTWLWLAQVVTAMIILIMGAIHMWVVLTDLPITAEKSAARIQDGFWMGFYLVLLPLVELHVGVGLYRIAVKWGFVGRADRPKMQRIEYIVTAGFIFIGLMALLRFYFLAI; this is translated from the coding sequence ATGTCCACTTCCATCGATACCGCCGTCTACGTCCCCAGCCCCTCCCGCGCTTCGGCCTGTCTCGACTGGCTGCAGATGCTCACCGGCGCCGGCCTGATCCTGTTCATGTGGGCGCACATGATACTGGTGGCCAGCGTGATCATCGGTCCGGGAGTGATGAACGCCATCGCCCATTTTTTCGAGGCCACCTACATGGCCCAAGTGGGCGGCCCGTTGATCGGCTTGATCTTCCTGCTGCACTTCGTGCTGGCGGCCCGCAAGATTCCTTTCCGGGCCGAACAGCAATCCAAAATCTGGAAGCACTCCCGGATGCTGGCCCACAAGGACACCTGGCTCTGGCTCGCGCAGGTGGTCACGGCCATGATTATTCTGATCATGGGGGCGATCCACATGTGGGTGGTGCTCACGGACCTGCCCATCACCGCGGAGAAAAGCGCGGCCCGGATTCAGGACGGTTTCTGGATGGGCTTCTATCTCGTTTTGCTGCCCCTGGTGGAACTGCACGTAGGCGTGGGCTTGTACCGGATCGCCGTAAAGTGGGGATTCGTGGGCCGGGCTGATCGACCGAAAATGCAGCGCATCGAGTACATCGTCACCGCCGGATTCATCTTCATCGGCCTGATGGCCCTGCTCCGGTTTTACTTTCTCGCGATATAG
- a CDS encoding fumarate reductase flavoprotein subunit — protein MQTFQTDLLCIGAGLAGERVAIEAAAAGFDVTCLSLVPARRSHSSAAQGGMQAALGNCAMGEGDSPDVHFEDTVKGSDWGCDQEVARLFCDNAPIAMRQLAAWGVPWNRVVPGKSTYFKGGKLFEKEEKQEKEGLITARAFGGTAKWRTCYTSDGTGHTVLYTMDNRAVQLGVAVHDKIEALSLIHDGENCLGAVVRCLKTGELRVYLARVTLIATGGFGRIYRESTNAVINDGGGLIIALDTGVVPLGNMEAVQFHPTGIVPTDILVTEGCRGDGGTLLDKNEHRFMPDYEPDKAELASRDVVSRWMTHHMRQGLGVPSPYGDHLWLDIRHLGCHHLATKLREVDEICKNFLGIDPAVNLIPVRPTQHYSMGGVRTDKDGLAYGLKGLFSAGEAACWDMHGFNRLGGNSLAETVVAGMIVGAKVVEYLRNHQVSYPTGLIRDFAAQQQDRTKRLISKADGKENVFTVRNAMYDALMHGAGIFRNAKDLEACVQTLQEVHERANKIGLRSNGRGANPELALALRLPGMVRLALCVAQGALQRTESRGSHAREDYPERNDRDWLVRTLATWQPGAPLPTLNYEPVSQVWSIPPGERGYGGGKIIPAETKE, from the coding sequence ATGCAGACCTTCCAAACCGACCTTCTGTGCATCGGCGCCGGACTCGCCGGAGAGCGCGTGGCCATCGAGGCCGCCGCCGCCGGATTCGACGTCACCTGTCTGAGCCTTGTCCCGGCCCGCCGCTCCCACTCTTCCGCTGCGCAGGGGGGCATGCAGGCAGCCCTGGGCAACTGCGCCATGGGCGAGGGGGATTCTCCGGACGTGCATTTCGAGGACACGGTCAAAGGTTCGGACTGGGGCTGCGATCAGGAGGTGGCCCGGCTGTTCTGCGACAACGCGCCCATTGCCATGCGCCAGTTGGCGGCCTGGGGCGTACCCTGGAACCGGGTCGTGCCGGGCAAGTCCACCTATTTCAAGGGTGGCAAGCTGTTCGAGAAGGAAGAAAAGCAGGAGAAGGAAGGGCTGATCACGGCCCGGGCCTTCGGCGGCACGGCCAAATGGCGAACCTGCTACACCTCCGACGGCACGGGCCACACCGTACTCTACACCATGGACAACCGGGCCGTGCAGTTGGGCGTTGCGGTCCATGACAAGATCGAGGCCCTCAGCCTGATCCACGACGGAGAAAACTGTCTGGGCGCGGTGGTCCGGTGCCTGAAAACCGGCGAGTTGCGCGTCTATCTGGCCCGGGTCACCCTCATCGCCACCGGCGGTTTCGGCCGGATCTACCGGGAATCCACCAATGCCGTGATCAACGACGGCGGCGGCCTGATCATCGCCCTGGACACCGGAGTCGTCCCCCTGGGCAACATGGAGGCGGTCCAGTTCCATCCCACGGGCATCGTGCCCACGGACATCCTGGTCACCGAAGGCTGCCGCGGCGACGGCGGGACCTTGCTGGACAAGAATGAACACCGCTTCATGCCCGACTACGAACCGGACAAGGCCGAACTGGCCTCACGGGACGTGGTCTCCCGCTGGATGACCCACCACATGCGCCAGGGTCTGGGCGTCCCCAGCCCGTACGGCGACCACCTCTGGCTGGATATCCGTCACCTGGGCTGCCACCATCTGGCCACCAAGCTGCGGGAAGTGGACGAAATCTGCAAGAATTTCCTGGGCATCGATCCTGCCGTAAACCTGATCCCGGTCCGCCCCACCCAGCACTACAGCATGGGGGGAGTGCGCACGGACAAGGACGGCTTGGCCTACGGCCTGAAAGGCCTGTTCTCCGCCGGAGAGGCGGCCTGTTGGGACATGCACGGATTCAATCGCCTGGGCGGCAACTCCCTGGCCGAAACCGTGGTCGCCGGAATGATCGTCGGCGCGAAGGTCGTGGAATACCTCCGAAACCACCAGGTTTCCTATCCCACCGGCTTGATCCGGGACTTCGCCGCCCAGCAGCAAGACCGGACCAAGCGTCTGATTTCCAAGGCCGACGGCAAGGAAAACGTCTTCACCGTGCGCAACGCCATGTACGACGCCCTGATGCACGGCGCGGGCATCTTCCGCAACGCCAAGGACCTGGAAGCCTGCGTCCAAACGCTCCAGGAAGTCCATGAACGGGCCAATAAAATCGGTCTGCGCTCCAACGGTCGGGGCGCGAACCCGGAACTGGCTCTGGCCCTGCGCTTGCCGGGTATGGTCCGCCTGGCCCTGTGCGTGGCCCAGGGAGCCCTGCAACGCACGGAAAGCCGGGGCAGCCATGCCCGGGAAGACTACCCGGAACGCAACGACCGCGACTGGCTGGTGCGCACCCTGGCCACCTGGCAACCCGGCGCTCCCCTGCCGACCCTGAACTACGAACCGGTCTCCCAAGTCTGGTCCATCCCCCCGGGCGAACGCGGCTACGGCGGCGGCAAGATCATCCCGGCGGAGACCAAGGAATAG
- a CDS encoding fumarate hydratase produces MRTVTSSDIADRVAEMVVRANRVLPPDVLAAISRAKENESSPSGREILGQLEENAALARESGLPLCQDTGMAVFFVELGEQCRVEGANLREAITQGMVRGYQDGLLRKSMCHPLTRKNTGDNTPAVIHVDLVEGDGLKISFMAKGGGSENMSRVTMLSPAQGWKGIKDFVLGRVAEAGPNPCPPTMLGIGIGGSFELAPKLAKQALLRPLDQPHPDPEIARMEQELLEEINTLGIGPMGLGGDTTCLGVRISMAPCHIASLPLAVNVQCHSARHEEVEL; encoded by the coding sequence GTGCGTACCGTCACATCATCCGATATCGCGGACCGGGTCGCGGAAATGGTGGTCCGGGCCAACCGCGTCCTGCCTCCGGACGTCCTGGCCGCCATCAGCCGCGCCAAGGAAAATGAAAGCTCCCCCTCGGGGCGGGAAATCCTCGGGCAGCTTGAGGAAAACGCGGCCTTGGCCAGGGAAAGCGGCCTGCCGCTTTGCCAGGACACGGGCATGGCCGTCTTTTTCGTGGAACTGGGCGAACAGTGCCGGGTGGAAGGCGCGAACCTGCGCGAGGCCATTACCCAGGGCATGGTCCGTGGCTACCAGGACGGTCTGCTGCGCAAATCCATGTGCCATCCCCTGACCCGCAAGAACACCGGCGACAATACCCCCGCCGTGATTCACGTGGACCTCGTGGAAGGGGACGGCTTGAAAATATCCTTCATGGCCAAGGGCGGAGGCAGCGAGAACATGTCCCGGGTGACCATGCTCTCTCCGGCCCAGGGCTGGAAAGGCATCAAGGACTTCGTCCTGGGCCGGGTGGCCGAGGCCGGTCCCAACCCCTGCCCGCCGACCATGCTCGGCATCGGCATCGGCGGTTCCTTCGAGCTGGCCCCCAAGCTGGCCAAGCAAGCCCTGCTCCGCCCGCTGGACCAGCCCCATCCGGACCCGGAAATCGCCCGGATGGAACAGGAACTGCTGGAAGAGATCAACACCCTGGGCATCGGCCCCATGGGCCTGGGCGGCGACACCACCTGCCTGGGGGTGCGCATCAGCATGGCCCCCTGCCATATCGCCAGCCTGCCCCTGGCCGTGAACGTTCAATGCCATTCCGCACGCCACGAGGAGGTGGAGCTGTGA
- a CDS encoding fumarate reductase iron-sulfur subunit — protein MARNLTFSIFRYNPQDPISVPHTDTFVLDETNHMTLFIALNRIREEQDPGLQFDFCCRAGICGACAMVVNGRPGLACHTKTKDLPDAITLMPLPFFTLVGDLSVDTGTWFRNMAQRVRSWVHTDKDFDPKALEERMDNAVAEEIYELERCIECGCCVAACGTAIMRPDFLGAAGLNRLARFVLDPRDKRTEQDYFDIVGNDQGIFGCMGLLACEDVCPKHLPLQDQLGMLRWKMGWAGIMNLLPWKRK, from the coding sequence ATGGCCAGGAACCTGACCTTTTCCATTTTTCGCTATAATCCCCAGGACCCGATCTCCGTGCCGCATACGGACACCTTTGTCCTGGACGAGACCAACCACATGACCCTGTTCATCGCCCTGAACAGAATCCGCGAGGAACAAGACCCCGGCTTACAATTCGATTTCTGTTGCCGGGCCGGGATCTGCGGAGCCTGCGCCATGGTTGTCAACGGTCGTCCGGGTCTGGCCTGTCATACCAAGACCAAGGACCTTCCGGACGCCATCACCTTGATGCCCCTGCCCTTTTTCACCCTGGTGGGCGATCTCTCCGTGGATACGGGGACTTGGTTTCGGAACATGGCCCAACGAGTCCGCTCCTGGGTGCACACGGACAAGGACTTCGACCCCAAGGCCTTGGAAGAACGCATGGACAACGCCGTGGCCGAGGAAATCTACGAACTGGAACGCTGCATCGAGTGCGGCTGCTGCGTGGCCGCCTGCGGCACAGCGATCATGCGTCCCGATTTTCTGGGCGCCGCCGGGCTGAACCGCCTGGCCCGCTTTGTTCTCGACCCGCGGGACAAGCGCACGGAACAGGACTACTTCGACATCGTGGGCAACGACCAGGGCATCTTCGGCTGCATGGGCCTTCTGGCCTGCGAGGACGTCTGCCCCAAGCATCTGCCCTTGCAGGATCAGCTGGGCATGCTGCGCTGGAAAATGGGGTGGGCCGGCATCATGAATCTGTTGCCGTGGAAAAGGAAATAA
- the folD gene encoding bifunctional methylenetetrahydrofolate dehydrogenase/methenyltetrahydrofolate cyclohydrolase FolD: MLLDGKRTAAAMREELRREVADLAASRGLPPGLAVILVGEDPASQVYVRNKERACVEVGIVSRSLRLPGDVTQDHLEGLIRDLNADRSIHGILLQLPLPRGLEAQRCLELIDPKKDVDGFHPENMGRLTLGLPGLRPCTPAGVLELLVRYDLSVAGKKAVVVGRSNIVGKPLALLLAQPTAQGNATVTLCHSRTPDLAGEMRRADFLFLAVGRPRFATADMVAPGAVVVDVGINRTDQGLVGDADFDALRDRVAAITPVPGGIGPMTIVQLLRNTVQTYAEN, from the coding sequence GTGCTGCTGGACGGCAAGCGCACGGCCGCGGCCATGCGCGAGGAACTGAGGCGGGAAGTGGCCGATTTGGCCGCTTCCCGCGGTTTGCCACCGGGCTTGGCCGTGATTCTGGTGGGCGAGGACCCGGCCTCCCAGGTGTATGTGCGCAACAAAGAGCGGGCCTGCGTCGAGGTGGGGATTGTTTCCCGGAGTCTGCGCCTGCCGGGGGACGTGACGCAGGATCACCTGGAAGGCCTGATTCGCGATCTGAACGCGGATCGGTCCATCCACGGCATCCTGCTGCAACTGCCGTTGCCGCGAGGGTTGGAAGCCCAGCGCTGCCTGGAACTGATTGATCCGAAGAAGGATGTGGATGGGTTTCATCCCGAGAACATGGGGCGGCTGACCTTGGGCCTGCCGGGGCTGCGACCCTGCACGCCCGCCGGGGTTCTGGAACTTTTGGTCCGGTACGACCTGAGCGTGGCCGGGAAAAAGGCCGTGGTCGTGGGCCGCAGCAACATCGTGGGCAAGCCGTTGGCCCTGTTGCTGGCGCAGCCCACTGCCCAGGGCAACGCCACGGTGACCTTGTGCCATTCCCGTACACCGGATTTGGCCGGGGAAATGCGGCGGGCGGACTTCCTGTTCCTGGCCGTGGGCCGTCCCCGATTCGCCACCGCGGACATGGTTGCCCCAGGGGCCGTGGTGGTGGACGTGGGCATCAACCGCACGGACCAGGGCTTGGTCGGCGATGCTGATTTCGACGCCTTGCGCGACCGGGTCGCCGCGATCACCCCGGTTCCCGGCGGAATCGGCCCGATGACCATCGTCCAACTGCTGCGTAACACGGTCCAGACGTACGCTGAAAACTGA
- a CDS encoding Fe-S-containing hydro-lyase, with product MPFRTPRGGGAVSKEYRLQAPLRDEDVIQLKVGDRVLLSGIIYTARDAAHKKIIQALESGSELPFPLKGAVIYYVGPSPAPEGRPIGSAGPTTSYRMDSYTPRLHSLGVKATIGKGKRSQDVKDALVRHNAVYFGATGGAGALLSQRIESSKIIAFEDLGPEAVRELEVRDFPLLVVNDAFGGELYAKPNLPG from the coding sequence ATGCCATTCCGCACGCCACGAGGAGGTGGAGCTGTGAGCAAGGAATATCGATTGCAGGCCCCTCTGCGCGACGAGGACGTGATTCAACTCAAGGTCGGGGACCGGGTGCTGCTCTCCGGCATCATCTACACGGCCCGGGACGCGGCGCACAAAAAGATCATCCAGGCCCTGGAAAGCGGCTCGGAACTGCCCTTTCCCCTCAAGGGTGCGGTCATCTACTACGTCGGCCCGTCCCCGGCCCCGGAAGGTCGGCCCATCGGCTCCGCCGGCCCCACCACCAGCTACCGCATGGACAGTTACACGCCCCGACTGCACAGCCTCGGAGTCAAGGCGACCATCGGCAAGGGCAAGCGCAGCCAGGACGTCAAGGACGCCCTGGTCCGCCACAACGCCGTCTACTTCGGGGCCACCGGCGGAGCCGGGGCCCTGCTCTCCCAACGTATTGAGTCTTCCAAGATCATCGCCTTCGAAGACCTCGGCCCGGAGGCTGTCCGGGAACTGGAGGTCCGGGACTTTCCCTTGCTGGTGGTCAACGACGCCTTTGGAGGCGAACTCTACGCCAAACCGAATCTGCCCGGCTAA
- the eno gene encoding phosphopyruvate hydratase yields MSSTIVGVWAREILDSRGNPTVEVEVSLESGATGRSAVPSGASTGTREALEMRDNDPRRYAGKGVMTAVEHVREEIADSVIGLDALSQLRVDQALLDLDGTENKSRLGANALLGVSMATARAAANYLGLPLFQYLGGVNAKILPVPMMNILNGGAHAPNNLDIQEFMILPLGAASFSEALRMGAETFHALKSILTKDKHITSVGDEGGFAPNLKSHKEAFQYIMRAIDAAGYQPGIEIALAIDAAASEFYKDGKYVLSGENLQLSSEELIDYYSQFTQEFPLISIEDGHAEGDWDGWRKMTLAFEDRIQIVGDDIFVTNPDILAEGIQEGIANAILVKLNQIGTVTETLDTIELAKSASYGTVISHRSGETEDAFIADLAVGLNSGQIKTGSLCRSDRLAKYNQLLRIEEVLEEQGAYFGPSMIAQWLDDETDEDDA; encoded by the coding sequence ATGAGCAGCACCATTGTCGGCGTTTGGGCCAGAGAAATTCTTGATTCCCGCGGTAATCCCACGGTGGAGGTGGAGGTCTCCCTGGAGTCCGGCGCCACGGGGCGTTCGGCCGTACCTTCCGGAGCCTCCACCGGAACCCGTGAAGCCCTGGAGATGCGCGACAACGACCCGCGCCGCTACGCCGGCAAGGGCGTGATGACCGCGGTGGAGCATGTCCGCGAGGAGATCGCGGACTCAGTGATCGGTCTGGATGCCTTGAGCCAGCTCCGGGTGGACCAGGCACTGTTGGACCTGGACGGCACGGAGAACAAGTCCAGGTTGGGGGCCAATGCGCTGCTGGGCGTGTCCATGGCCACGGCCCGGGCCGCGGCCAATTATCTGGGCCTGCCATTGTTTCAGTACCTGGGCGGAGTGAACGCCAAAATTCTGCCGGTGCCGATGATGAACATCCTGAACGGCGGGGCCCACGCGCCCAACAACCTGGACATCCAGGAATTCATGATCCTGCCCCTGGGGGCCGCGTCCTTTTCCGAAGCCTTGCGCATGGGCGCGGAAACCTTTCACGCCCTGAAGAGCATCCTTACCAAAGACAAGCACATCACCTCGGTGGGCGACGAGGGCGGTTTTGCGCCGAATCTCAAGAGCCACAAGGAGGCCTTCCAGTACATCATGCGGGCCATTGATGCGGCCGGGTACCAGCCGGGCATTGAAATCGCCCTGGCCATCGACGCCGCGGCCTCGGAATTTTACAAGGACGGCAAGTACGTGCTCAGCGGCGAGAACCTGCAATTGTCCTCGGAAGAATTGATCGACTACTATAGTCAGTTTACCCAGGAATTCCCGCTGATCTCCATTGAAGACGGCCATGCCGAGGGCGACTGGGACGGCTGGCGGAAGATGACCCTGGCCTTCGAGGACCGGATTCAGATCGTGGGCGACGACATCTTCGTGACCAATCCGGACATCCTGGCCGAGGGCATCCAGGAAGGCATCGCCAACGCCATCCTGGTCAAGTTGAACCAGATCGGCACGGTCACCGAAACCCTGGACACCATTGAACTGGCCAAGTCCGCTTCCTACGGCACGGTCATTTCCCACCGCTCCGGAGAGACCGAGGACGCCTTCATTGCTGATTTGGCCGTGGGCCTAAACTCCGGTCAGATCAAGACCGGCTCCCTGTGCCGCTCCGACCGGCTGGCCAAGTACAATCAGTTGCTGCGTATCGAAGAGGTGCTGGAAGAGCAGGGCGCGTATTTCGGCCCGAGCATGATCGCCCAGTGGCTGGACGATGAAACGGATGAGGACGACGCGTGA
- a CDS encoding tetratricopeptide repeat protein yields MSKELIKARASLAGIGTLLKQQKVLPAVLALHDALGQIIRTPLMKSEKADFERSLEKAVYQLNGDANLRKIYPILLKYTPGEEAELQSMLRELLGELQESAVQDARDMLAERERRKQEGLAKGQQLILEGQYDPAGQFFDKMLKYFHDDQELRVDIGELFLEAGQFDQAFTYLLESLRNNPESVHLLNRIGMGLRKLGKFEEAEQCFLQALKLSTDDERLYFNLGRVYVDRAQWDKAEQAASKAMILNPDLEQAKKMRDFAQRKQKG; encoded by the coding sequence ATGTCCAAGGAACTGATCAAGGCCCGGGCCTCGCTGGCGGGCATCGGCACCCTGCTTAAGCAACAAAAAGTCCTGCCCGCGGTCCTGGCGCTGCACGACGCCCTGGGCCAGATCATCCGTACGCCTTTGATGAAAAGCGAAAAGGCGGACTTTGAGCGTTCCCTGGAGAAAGCCGTCTATCAGCTCAACGGTGACGCCAATCTGCGCAAAATCTACCCGATCCTGCTCAAATACACACCCGGTGAGGAAGCCGAACTCCAGAGTATGCTCCGGGAATTGCTGGGCGAGCTGCAGGAAAGCGCGGTCCAGGACGCCAGAGACATGCTGGCCGAACGGGAACGCCGCAAGCAGGAAGGACTAGCCAAGGGCCAACAGTTGATCCTGGAAGGCCAGTACGATCCCGCGGGCCAGTTCTTCGACAAGATGCTCAAGTATTTCCACGACGATCAGGAGCTCCGGGTGGACATCGGCGAACTGTTCCTCGAGGCCGGCCAGTTCGACCAAGCCTTCACCTACCTGCTCGAATCCTTGCGGAACAACCCGGAATCCGTCCATCTGCTGAACCGCATCGGCATGGGCCTGCGCAAGCTGGGCAAGTTCGAGGAGGCGGAACAGTGTTTTCTGCAGGCCCTGAAGCTGTCCACGGACGACGAACGGCTTTATTTCAACCTGGGCCGCGTCTATGTCGACCGGGCCCAATGGGATAAGGCCGAGCAAGCCGCTTCCAAGGCCATGATCCTTAACCCCGACCTGGAGCAGGCCAAAAAAATGCGGGATTTCGCCCAACGCAAGCAAAAGGGCTGA
- the carA gene encoding glutamine-hydrolyzing carbamoyl-phosphate synthase small subunit — protein sequence MRAILALEDGAWFAGRSFTGEGEAGGEVIFNTGMTGYQEVLTDPSYIGQMVCMTYPLMGNYGVNPEDVESDRVQVEAMIVKECCKQPSNWRATQSLPDYLRDAGVVGLEGIDTRALTRHLRIHGAQRGIISTRNVPVQELVEQARALPSMEGANLVQRVNVPGPYVWDGQGPQPVNIDQGFSWPDRGAGGRTGRAYRVVVFDFGIKWSILRILQEKGLDLLMVPSTFTADQVLALKPDAVFLGNGPGDPAAVTEAVQTARTLTDKLPMAGICLGQQIMGLALGGTTFKLKFGHHGLNHPVKELATGRVEISSQNHGFCVDFGQADFYEPTHINLNDNTLEGFRHKTKPLMAVQHHPEAGPGPHDCRSFFDRFISMLDDVVGKR from the coding sequence ATGCGCGCAATATTGGCCCTTGAAGACGGCGCCTGGTTCGCCGGACGCTCCTTTACCGGCGAAGGCGAAGCCGGCGGCGAGGTGATTTTCAACACCGGCATGACCGGATATCAGGAAGTGCTCACCGACCCCTCGTACATCGGCCAGATGGTCTGCATGACCTATCCGCTGATGGGCAACTACGGGGTCAACCCCGAAGACGTGGAGTCCGACCGGGTCCAGGTGGAGGCGATGATCGTCAAGGAGTGCTGCAAGCAACCCTCCAACTGGCGGGCCACCCAGTCCCTGCCGGACTATCTGCGCGACGCCGGGGTGGTCGGCCTGGAAGGCATCGACACCCGGGCTCTGACCCGGCATCTACGCATTCATGGAGCCCAGCGCGGCATCATCTCCACCCGGAACGTCCCGGTCCAGGAGCTGGTGGAACAGGCCCGGGCTCTGCCTTCCATGGAGGGAGCGAACCTGGTCCAGCGGGTCAATGTTCCCGGCCCGTACGTCTGGGACGGCCAAGGGCCGCAGCCGGTGAACATCGACCAGGGCTTTTCCTGGCCCGACCGAGGTGCTGGCGGGCGAACTGGCCGGGCATACCGGGTGGTGGTCTTCGATTTCGGCATCAAGTGGAGCATCCTGCGCATTCTCCAGGAAAAGGGATTGGACCTGCTGATGGTCCCGTCCACCTTCACGGCGGATCAGGTCCTGGCCCTGAAGCCGGACGCGGTGTTTCTGGGCAACGGACCGGGCGACCCGGCGGCGGTGACCGAGGCGGTCCAGACCGCGAGAACGCTCACGGACAAACTGCCCATGGCCGGAATCTGTCTGGGTCAGCAGATCATGGGACTGGCCCTGGGCGGGACCACCTTCAAACTGAAGTTCGGCCACCACGGCCTGAACCATCCGGTCAAGGAACTGGCCACGGGCCGGGTGGAGATTTCCTCCCAAAACCACGGTTTTTGCGTAGACTTCGGGCAGGCCGATTTTTACGAACCCACCCACATCAATCTCAATGACAACACCCTGGAAGGCTTCCGGCACAAGACCAAGCCGCTGATGGCCGTCCAGCACCACCCCGAAGCCGGTCCCGGCCCCCACGACTGTCGCTCGTTCTTCGACCGCTTCATCTCCATGTTGGACGACGTGGTCGGCAAACGTTAG